One window of the Pseudomonas sp. S04 genome contains the following:
- a CDS encoding GNAT family N-acetyltransferase → MSQIEIRRVSADDHAAWLPLWQAYLGFYNTELPDTVSHSTWQRMLDPSEPTHAALAWADGKAIGMVNFIYHRSNWSIESSCYLQDLFVAAQTRGTGVGRQLIEFVYSTAKAEGCCKVHWLTHETNATAIQLYERIAERPGFIQFRKAL, encoded by the coding sequence ATGAGTCAGATCGAGATTCGCCGCGTCAGCGCCGACGACCACGCCGCCTGGCTGCCGTTGTGGCAGGCCTACCTGGGCTTCTACAACACCGAGCTGCCGGACACCGTCAGCCACAGCACCTGGCAGCGCATGCTCGACCCGAGCGAGCCGACCCATGCAGCGCTGGCCTGGGCTGACGGCAAGGCGATAGGCATGGTGAACTTCATCTACCACCGCTCGAACTGGAGCATCGAAAGCTCCTGCTACCTGCAAGACCTGTTTGTGGCAGCGCAAACCCGCGGCACTGGAGTCGGCCGTCAACTGATCGAATTCGTCTACAGTACCGCCAAGGCCGAGGGCTGCTGCAAGGTGCACTGGCTGACCCACGAAACCAATGCCACCGCGATCCAACTCTACGAGCGCATCGCCGAACGCCCTGGCTTCATCCAGTTTCGTAAAGCCCTTTAA
- a CDS encoding GNAT family N-acetyltransferase, translating into MSTSLADWQGAPPPSAQRLEGRFICLEKLDPARHGEGLFKALQGPGADPKLWDYLPYGPFPERSVFDAWLNNHAAHSDPYFFTVIDRASGDVQGMLSLMSIVPAQGRIEIGHVTFGAPMQRSPKSTEAVYLLAKEAFALGYRRLEWKCNNANARSKYAAERLGFSFEGVFRQHMVVKDQNRDTAWYSILDSEWPTIGAGFQKWLADDNQTDSGQVKTLVECRA; encoded by the coding sequence ATGTCGACTTCACTTGCAGACTGGCAAGGCGCCCCGCCGCCCTCTGCGCAACGGCTCGAAGGGCGCTTCATCTGCCTGGAGAAACTTGACCCGGCGCGCCATGGCGAGGGTCTGTTCAAGGCCCTGCAAGGCCCCGGCGCCGACCCGAAACTCTGGGACTACCTGCCTTACGGCCCGTTCCCGGAGCGCAGCGTCTTCGATGCCTGGCTGAACAACCACGCCGCCCACAGCGACCCGTATTTTTTCACCGTCATCGATCGCGCCAGCGGCGACGTACAGGGAATGCTCAGCCTGATGTCGATCGTCCCGGCCCAGGGCCGCATCGAAATCGGCCACGTCACCTTTGGCGCACCGATGCAGCGCTCACCGAAAAGCACCGAGGCCGTGTACCTGCTGGCCAAGGAGGCATTTGCCCTGGGCTACCGCCGCCTGGAGTGGAAGTGCAACAACGCCAACGCCCGCTCCAAGTACGCCGCCGAGCGCCTGGGCTTCAGCTTTGAAGGGGTGTTTCGCCAGCACATGGTGGTCAAGGACCAGAACCGCGACACCGCGTGGTATTCGATCCTGGACTCGGAATGGCCGACGATTGGCGCGGGGTTCCAGAAGTGGTTGGCAGATGACAACCAGACGGACTCGGGGCAGGTGAAGACCCTGGTGGAGTGCCGCGCCTAA
- a CDS encoding homocysteine S-methyltransferase family protein has product MGVARTVILDGGMGRELQRRGAPFRQPEWSALALSEAPQAVEAVHAAYIESGANVITSNSYAVVPFHIGEARFAAEGEALAALAGELARRAVDASGKPVRVAGSLPPLFGSYRPDLFDAARASELLTPLVKGLAPHVDLWLAETQSSIAEARAIHAGLPKDGKPFWLSFTLKDEDTDDVPRLRSGELVAEAAAVAAELGVQTLLFNCSQPEVIGAAIDAARQTFARLAVDIDIGAYANAFPPQPKEATANDGLDPLRDDLDPPGYLHWAADWQQRGASHLGGCCGIGPEHIAVLAQKLA; this is encoded by the coding sequence ATGGGCGTAGCAAGGACAGTGATTCTGGATGGCGGCATGGGCCGTGAGCTGCAACGCCGAGGAGCGCCATTCAGGCAGCCCGAGTGGTCGGCGCTGGCGCTGAGCGAAGCGCCGCAGGCGGTCGAGGCGGTGCATGCGGCTTATATCGAAAGCGGTGCCAATGTGATCACCAGCAACAGTTACGCAGTGGTGCCGTTTCATATCGGCGAAGCGCGTTTTGCGGCTGAAGGTGAGGCGCTTGCCGCCTTGGCCGGTGAGTTGGCGCGCCGGGCAGTGGACGCTTCGGGTAAACCAGTGCGTGTCGCGGGCTCCTTGCCGCCGCTGTTCGGTTCCTATCGTCCGGACCTGTTCGACGCTGCGCGAGCCAGCGAATTGCTCACGCCTTTGGTCAAGGGCCTGGCGCCCCATGTCGACCTGTGGCTGGCTGAAACCCAGAGTTCGATCGCCGAAGCGCGGGCGATTCACGCCGGGTTGCCCAAGGATGGCAAACCGTTCTGGCTGTCCTTTACCCTCAAGGACGAAGACACCGATGACGTGCCGCGCCTGCGTTCCGGCGAGCTCGTCGCCGAGGCTGCTGCGGTGGCGGCCGAGTTGGGGGTCCAGACCTTGCTGTTCAACTGCAGCCAACCGGAAGTGATCGGGGCGGCAATCGACGCCGCACGGCAAACCTTCGCCCGGTTGGCTGTGGACATTGATATCGGGGCATATGCCAACGCTTTTCCGCCGCAACCCAAAGAGGCCACGGCCAACGATGGCCTGGACCCGCTGCGCGATGACCTGGATCCGCCGGGTTATCTGCACTGGGCGGCCGACTGGCAGCAGCGTGGCGCCAGTCACCTGGGCGGCTGCTGCGGCATCGGCCCGGAGCACATCGCGGTGCTGGCGCAGAAACTGGCTTAA
- a CDS encoding ABC transporter substrate-binding protein, with protein MKFQPLLALGLTILAASTQAFGGATLDRVEQKKELVGVLMESYPPFSFLNEQNQLDGFDVDVAKAVADKLGVKLRLETPSWDVIAAGRWSGRYDICICSMTPSKARAEVFDFPVQYYASPAVIVVNAKDERIHGAKDLSDKKVGLTSASSYESYLNKNLVIEGAEDTQLQYPFENVQIAPYDTDNVAFQDLGLGAGVRLDAILTNLVTAQPRLTQDQRFKLAGEPLYSEPNSVAIEKGDAQWDAKVREVFAQLKQDGTLSQLSQKWIGADISQ; from the coding sequence GTGAAATTTCAACCACTGCTGGCCCTGGGCCTAACGATTCTGGCTGCCTCCACCCAAGCGTTTGGCGGCGCAACCCTGGACCGGGTCGAGCAGAAAAAGGAGTTGGTAGGGGTGCTGATGGAGAGCTACCCGCCCTTCTCGTTCCTCAACGAACAGAACCAGCTCGATGGTTTCGACGTGGACGTGGCCAAGGCCGTTGCCGACAAGCTTGGGGTCAAGCTACGCCTGGAAACTCCGTCCTGGGACGTGATCGCCGCCGGGCGCTGGAGCGGTCGATACGACATCTGCATCTGCTCCATGACCCCGAGCAAGGCCCGCGCCGAAGTGTTCGACTTCCCGGTGCAGTACTACGCCTCGCCAGCGGTGATCGTGGTCAACGCCAAGGATGAGCGCATTCACGGGGCCAAGGATCTGAGCGACAAGAAGGTCGGCCTCACCAGCGCCTCCAGCTACGAAAGCTACCTGAACAAGAACCTGGTGATCGAAGGCGCCGAAGACACCCAGTTGCAGTACCCGTTCGAGAACGTGCAGATCGCCCCCTACGACACCGACAACGTGGCCTTCCAGGACCTCGGCCTGGGGGCCGGTGTGCGCCTGGATGCAATCCTCACCAACCTGGTCACCGCCCAGCCGCGCCTGACCCAGGACCAACGCTTCAAGCTCGCCGGCGAGCCGCTGTATTCGGAGCCCAACTCGGTGGCCATCGAGAAAGGCGATGCCCAGTGGGACGCCAAGGTGCGTGAGGTGTTCGCCCAACTGAAACAGGACGGCACCTTGAGCCAGCTGTCGCAGAAATGGATCGGCGCCGACATCAGCCAATGA
- a CDS encoding amino acid ABC transporter permease gives MTSFPPPQPPQPVAESLLKRLCGFRTRLYLTWAAMFGLFASFFLSFDLKFSIILDKLPNLVGLHLAPNGFLQGAALTLFLCLCSIVASSLLGFVTALGRLSNSAVAFGIASFYASFFRGTPLLIQILLIYLGLPQLGIVPGAIAAGIIALSLNYGAYLSEIFRAGILGVPYGQREASLALGMRESVIFWRVTLPQAMRTIIPPTTNQFISMLKDSSLISVMGVWEVMFLAQSYGRSSYRYIEMLSTAAIIYWLMSIGLELIQARMEKHYGKAYAKRG, from the coding sequence ATGACTTCCTTCCCTCCTCCCCAGCCACCGCAACCGGTGGCTGAGTCGTTGCTCAAGCGCCTCTGCGGTTTTCGCACCCGCCTGTACCTGACCTGGGCGGCGATGTTCGGGTTGTTCGCCAGCTTCTTCCTGAGCTTCGACCTGAAGTTCTCGATCATCCTCGACAAGCTACCGAACCTGGTGGGCCTGCACCTGGCCCCCAATGGTTTCCTGCAAGGGGCCGCGCTGACCCTGTTCCTGTGCCTGTGCTCGATTGTTGCTTCATCGTTGCTGGGCTTCGTCACCGCGCTCGGGCGCCTGTCGAACAGCGCCGTGGCCTTCGGCATCGCCAGCTTTTACGCGTCGTTCTTTCGCGGCACACCGCTACTGATCCAGATCCTGCTGATCTACCTCGGCCTGCCACAACTGGGCATCGTCCCGGGCGCCATCGCCGCCGGCATCATTGCCCTATCGCTGAACTACGGCGCGTACCTGAGCGAGATCTTCCGCGCCGGCATCCTGGGTGTCCCCTACGGCCAACGTGAAGCCTCGCTCGCCCTGGGCATGCGCGAGAGCGTAATCTTCTGGCGCGTGACCCTGCCACAAGCCATGCGCACCATCATCCCGCCCACCACCAACCAGTTCATCTCGATGCTCAAGGATTCGTCGCTGATTTCGGTGATGGGGGTCTGGGAAGTGATGTTCCTGGCACAGTCCTACGGCCGCTCCAGCTACCGTTACATCGAAATGCTCAGCACCGCGGCGATCATCTACTGGCTGATGTCGATCGGCCTGGAGCTGATTCAGGCGCGCATGGAAAAACATTACGGCAAGGCTTACGCCAAGCGCGGTTGA
- a CDS encoding helix-turn-helix domain-containing protein — translation MTLSIDVRAQLIENIQAGLGDGSLELGEAVRRLRIEVTGLHQSQFARMCKISVRTLVHIEHGEGNQTLKSLNAVLRPFGLQMGVVKVKRTIS, via the coding sequence ATGACGCTTTCCATTGATGTCAGGGCTCAATTGATCGAGAACATTCAAGCGGGGTTGGGCGACGGCTCTCTGGAGCTGGGCGAAGCTGTACGCCGTTTGCGGATTGAGGTCACCGGCCTGCACCAGAGTCAGTTCGCCAGGATGTGTAAAATTTCGGTGCGCACGCTGGTGCATATCGAACACGGAGAAGGCAATCAAACCCTCAAGTCGTTGAATGCGGTACTGAGGCCATTTGGATTGCAGATGGGCGTGGTCAAGGTTAAGCGCACAATCAGTTGA
- a CDS encoding type II toxin-antitoxin system HipA family toxin, producing MYNLTLQIHTAGHWRDAMTLVFAQPQKGFEGPCRFAYKRDYIVDNFDFMQSPFAQAVSARLPLDWDSVSLNKAPAFLHDIAPAGAAKRFLMERLGQQKPDEVSADLFLLCRSTPAPIGNMRIKESAEVLDNRPPMGFRREEVIARDNSFLEYAYEQGAAIGGATGAGGEAPKLLMAEDHEGLLYPDAVLDDENTVRHWFVKFARNKARHTDQDILRSEFHYYQALQALGIETIAAEGLALEEASKPSLWMQRFDRVVTRQGVERLAVESIYSLAGVTIPGSYMSHLDVLQLLVNLWKQAGQAEQIPDLVADYLRRDLINKILGNSDNHGRNTSIIREAASVRLAPIYDLAPMVMDEEGVTRTSKWPKALEVAGEIDWRGVCQALSGITDPQHAFERLRQDADHLLALPDILSASGLPDVTMNHPSIALRNLEQRLKNWGLK from the coding sequence ATGTACAACCTGACCCTTCAGATCCACACAGCCGGACATTGGCGAGACGCCATGACCCTGGTTTTTGCGCAGCCGCAAAAAGGCTTCGAAGGCCCGTGCCGGTTCGCTTACAAGCGGGATTACATCGTCGATAATTTCGATTTCATGCAGTCACCTTTTGCGCAAGCCGTCAGCGCCAGGTTGCCGCTGGATTGGGACAGTGTGTCGTTGAACAAGGCACCGGCATTCTTGCATGACATTGCCCCGGCCGGTGCGGCCAAACGCTTCCTGATGGAGCGTTTGGGGCAGCAAAAGCCGGATGAGGTAAGTGCCGATTTGTTTTTATTGTGTCGCAGCACGCCAGCACCAATTGGCAATATGCGCATCAAGGAGTCGGCTGAAGTGCTGGATAACCGACCACCAATGGGGTTCCGTCGGGAGGAAGTGATTGCCCGTGATAACAGCTTCCTTGAATACGCATATGAGCAAGGCGCGGCGATAGGTGGGGCGACAGGGGCGGGTGGAGAAGCCCCCAAACTGCTGATGGCCGAAGACCATGAGGGTTTGTTGTACCCGGACGCTGTGCTGGATGACGAAAACACTGTGCGTCATTGGTTTGTGAAGTTTGCCCGGAACAAGGCACGCCACACGGATCAGGATATTCTCAGGAGCGAATTTCACTACTACCAGGCCTTGCAGGCTCTGGGGATCGAGACCATTGCGGCAGAGGGCTTAGCCTTGGAGGAGGCAAGCAAGCCCAGTTTGTGGATGCAACGTTTTGACCGAGTCGTCACCAGGCAGGGCGTCGAACGTCTGGCGGTCGAATCAATCTATTCACTGGCTGGAGTAACCATCCCAGGCAGTTACATGAGCCATCTGGACGTGCTTCAGTTACTGGTAAATCTGTGGAAACAGGCTGGCCAGGCGGAGCAGATACCGGACCTGGTCGCGGACTATTTGCGGCGCGATCTGATCAATAAAATTCTCGGCAACTCGGATAACCACGGGCGCAACACGTCGATCATCCGTGAGGCGGCTTCCGTTCGTCTGGCGCCGATCTATGACTTGGCGCCCATGGTGATGGACGAAGAGGGTGTGACGCGCACCAGCAAATGGCCGAAAGCGTTGGAAGTGGCTGGAGAGATCGATTGGCGCGGGGTATGCCAAGCGTTGTCGGGTATCACCGACCCACAGCATGCATTTGAGCGCTTGCGCCAGGATGCAGACCATCTACTGGCGCTACCGGACATTCTGAGCGCCAGCGGCTTGCCTGACGTCACCATGAACCACCCAAGTATTGCGTTGAGAAACCTTGAGCAACGTTTGAAAAACTGGGGGCTCAAATGA
- the oadA gene encoding sodium-extruding oxaloacetate decarboxylase subunit alpha, producing MSKIHVTDTILRDAHQSLLATRMRTEDMLPICDKLDKVGYWSLECWGGATFDACVRFLKEDPWERLRKLRAALPNTRLQMLLRGQNLLGYRHYSDDVVKAFVAKAAVNGIDVFRIFDAMNDVRNLRVAIEAVKAAGKHAQGTIAYTTSPVHTIEAFVAQAKQMEAMGCDSVAIKDMAGLLTPYATGELVKALKAEQSLPVFIHSHDTAGLAAMCQLKAIENGAEHIDTAISSFAWGTSHPGTESMVAALKGSEFDTGLNLELLQEIGLYFYAVRKKYHQFESEFTAVDTRVQVNQVPGGMISNLANQLKEQGALNRMSEVLAEIPRVRHDLGYPPLVTPTSQIVGTQAFFNVLAGERYKTITNEVKLYLQGGYGKAPGAVDENLRRQAIGSEEVIDVRPADLLKPEMTKLRGEIGALAKSEEDVLTYAMFPDIGRKFLEEREAGTLTPEVLLPIPEAGGVTSAGGEGVPTEFVIDVHGETYRVDITGVGVKAEGKRHFYLSIDGMPEEVVFEPLNEFVGGGSSKRKQATAPGHVSTTMPGNIVDVLVKEGDTVKAGQAVLITEAMKMETEVQSAIAGKVTAIHVAKGDRVNPGEILIEIEG from the coding sequence ATGTCCAAGATCCACGTTACCGACACCATCCTGCGCGACGCCCACCAGTCGCTGCTCGCCACCCGCATGCGCACCGAAGACATGCTGCCGATCTGCGACAAGCTCGACAAAGTCGGCTACTGGTCGCTGGAATGCTGGGGCGGCGCCACCTTCGATGCCTGCGTACGTTTCCTCAAGGAAGACCCGTGGGAGCGCCTGCGTAAACTGCGCGCCGCCTTGCCTAACACTCGCCTGCAGATGCTCCTGCGCGGCCAGAACCTGCTGGGCTACCGCCATTACAGCGACGACGTGGTCAAGGCCTTCGTCGCCAAGGCCGCGGTCAACGGCATCGACGTGTTCCGCATCTTCGACGCGATGAACGACGTGCGTAACCTGCGGGTGGCCATCGAAGCGGTGAAAGCTGCCGGCAAGCACGCCCAGGGCACCATCGCCTACACCACCAGCCCGGTGCACACCATCGAAGCGTTCGTGGCCCAGGCCAAGCAGATGGAAGCCATGGGTTGCGACTCGGTGGCAATCAAGGACATGGCCGGCCTGTTGACCCCGTACGCCACCGGCGAACTGGTCAAGGCACTCAAGGCCGAACAGTCGCTGCCCGTGTTCATTCACAGCCACGACACTGCCGGCCTGGCCGCGATGTGCCAACTCAAGGCCATCGAAAACGGTGCTGAGCACATTGATACCGCCATCTCCAGCTTCGCCTGGGGCACCAGCCACCCGGGTACCGAGTCGATGGTTGCCGCCCTTAAAGGCAGCGAGTTCGACACCGGCCTGAACCTGGAACTGCTGCAAGAGATCGGCCTGTACTTCTACGCCGTGCGCAAGAAGTACCACCAGTTCGAAAGCGAGTTCACCGCGGTCGATACCCGCGTGCAAGTCAACCAGGTACCGGGCGGGATGATTTCCAACCTGGCCAACCAGTTGAAAGAGCAGGGCGCCCTGAACCGCATGAGCGAAGTGCTGGCGGAAATCCCGCGGGTGCGCCATGACCTCGGCTACCCGCCGCTGGTGACCCCGACTTCGCAGATCGTTGGCACCCAGGCGTTCTTCAACGTGCTGGCCGGCGAGCGCTACAAGACCATCACCAACGAGGTGAAGCTGTACCTGCAAGGCGGTTACGGCAAGGCGCCGGGTGCCGTCGACGAGAACCTGCGTCGCCAGGCAATCGGCAGCGAGGAAGTGATCGACGTTCGTCCGGCCGACCTGTTGAAGCCGGAAATGACCAAGCTGCGTGGCGAAATCGGCGCGCTGGCCAAGTCCGAAGAAGACGTGCTGACCTACGCCATGTTCCCGGACATCGGGCGCAAGTTCCTCGAAGAGCGCGAAGCCGGCACCCTGACTCCGGAAGTGCTGCTGCCGATTCCAGAAGCAGGCGGCGTGACCTCGGCGGGTGGCGAAGGCGTGCCGACCGAATTCGTCATCGATGTGCACGGCGAAACCTACCGCGTCGATATCACCGGGGTGGGCGTCAAGGCCGAAGGCAAGCGTCACTTCTACCTGTCCATCGACGGCATGCCGGAAGAAGTGGTGTTCGAACCGCTCAACGAATTTGTCGGCGGTGGCAGCAGCAAGCGCAAGCAAGCCACGGCCCCGGGCCACGTCAGCACCACCATGCCGGGCAACATCGTCGATGTGCTGGTCAAGGAAGGCGACACTGTGAAAGCCGGCCAGGCCGTGCTGATCACCGAAGCGATGAAGATGGAAACCGAAGTGCAATCGGCCATCGCCGGCAAGGTCACCGCCATTCACGTGGCCAAGGGCGACCGGGTCAACCCGGGCGAAATCCTGATCGAGATCGAAGGCTGA
- a CDS encoding acetyl-CoA carboxylase biotin carboxylase subunit: MITKILIANRGEIAVRIVRACAEMGIRSVAIYSDADRHALHVKRADEAHSIGAEPLAGYLNPRKLVNLAVETGCDALHPGYGFLSENAELADICAERGIKFIGPSAEVIRRMGDKTEARRSMIKAGVPVTPGTEGNVAGIEEALTEGDRIGYPVMLKATSGGGGRGIRRCNSREELEQNFPRVISEATKAFGSAEVFLEKCIVNPKHIEAQILGDSFGNVVHLFERDCSIQRRNQKLIEIAPSPQLTPEQRAYIGDLSVRAAKAVGYENAGTVEFLLAEGEVYFMEMNTRVQVEHTITEEITGIDIVREQIRIASGLPLSVKQEDIHHRGFALQFRINAEDPKNNFLPSFGKITRYYAPGGPGVRTDTAIYTGYTIPPFYDSMCLKLVVWALTWEEAMDRGLRALDDMRLQGVKTTAAYYQEILRNPEFRSGQFNTSFVESHPELTNYSIKRKPEELALAIAAAIAAHAGL; encoded by the coding sequence GTGATAACAAAGATCCTGATCGCCAACCGTGGTGAAATTGCCGTACGAATCGTACGTGCTTGCGCCGAGATGGGCATTCGCTCGGTTGCCATTTATTCCGACGCCGACCGTCATGCCTTGCATGTGAAGCGCGCCGATGAGGCCCACAGCATCGGAGCCGAGCCATTGGCCGGTTACCTGAACCCGCGCAAGCTGGTGAACCTGGCCGTGGAAACCGGTTGCGACGCGTTGCACCCAGGTTATGGGTTCCTCTCGGAAAACGCCGAACTGGCAGATATCTGCGCAGAACGCGGGATCAAGTTCATCGGCCCGTCGGCAGAAGTCATTCGCCGCATGGGCGACAAGACTGAAGCGCGCCGAAGCATGATCAAGGCGGGCGTACCAGTAACCCCAGGCACCGAAGGCAACGTCGCGGGCATCGAAGAAGCCCTCACCGAAGGCGACCGCATCGGCTACCCGGTGATGCTCAAGGCCACTTCCGGTGGTGGCGGCCGTGGTATTCGTCGCTGCAACAGCCGCGAAGAACTCGAACAGAACTTCCCTCGCGTCATTTCCGAGGCCACCAAGGCCTTCGGTTCGGCGGAAGTGTTCCTGGAAAAATGCATCGTCAATCCCAAGCACATCGAAGCGCAGATCCTCGGCGACAGCTTTGGCAACGTGGTGCACCTGTTCGAGCGCGACTGCTCGATCCAGCGCCGTAACCAGAAGCTGATCGAAATCGCCCCCAGCCCACAACTGACCCCGGAACAGCGCGCCTACATCGGCGACCTGTCGGTGCGCGCAGCCAAGGCCGTGGGCTACGAAAACGCCGGCACCGTGGAGTTCCTGCTCGCCGAGGGCGAGGTGTACTTCATGGAAATGAACACCCGAGTGCAGGTGGAACACACCATCACCGAGGAAATCACCGGCATCGACATTGTCCGTGAGCAGATCCGCATTGCTTCCGGCCTGCCACTGTCGGTGAAACAGGAAGACATTCATCACCGTGGTTTCGCGTTGCAGTTCCGCATCAACGCTGAAGACCCGAAGAACAACTTCCTGCCCAGCTTCGGCAAGATCACTCGCTACTACGCCCCCGGCGGCCCTGGCGTGCGTACCGACACGGCGATCTACACCGGCTACACCATTCCACCGTTCTACGATTCGATGTGCCTGAAACTGGTGGTTTGGGCTTTGACCTGGGAAGAGGCCATGGACCGTGGCTTGCGCGCCCTCGACGACATGCGCCTGCAGGGGGTCAAGACCACCGCTGCGTACTATCAGGAAATCCTGCGCAACCCGGAATTCCGTAGCGGCCAGTTCAATACCAGCTTCGTTGAAAGCCACCCGGAACTGACCAACTACTCGATCAAGCGCAAACCCGAAGAGCTGGCCCTGGCCATCGCCGCCGCCATCGCCGCCCACGCAGGCCTGTGA